A part of Drosophila bipectinata strain 14024-0381.07 chromosome 3L, DbipHiC1v2, whole genome shotgun sequence genomic DNA contains:
- the HP4 gene encoding uncharacterized protein HP4, whose protein sequence is MSPKAKKMKMVVKIPRHPYFNVQSDSMQEHMRSVEYQVRKCRVNLERIKSSNPGASSAHSCPFPLKPKPKRCIVRVARLPDVERSEISVTPASSIMNSDFDEGNSSE, encoded by the exons ATGTCTCCGAAGGCCAAAAAGATGAAGATGGTGGTAAAGATACCGCGACACCCGTACTTCAATGTCCAGAGTGACAGCATGCAGGAGCACATGCGGTCTGTGGAGTACCAGGTGCGGAAGTGCCGTGTTAACCTCGAGCGCATTAAGTCTTCGAATCCTGGGGCCTCATCTGCCCATTCCTGTCCCTTCCCACTCAAACCAAAGCCCAAACGATGCATTGTACGTGTCGCCAGACTACCGGATGTGGAGCGCAGCGAGATTTCCGTAACCCCAGCCAGTTCCATAATGAACTCTGACTTCGACGAGG GCAACTCCAGCGAATAG